CCATTGGCTACGGCCAGGCAGCGTAAACCTCGAGGGCTCGTAAGACGACCAGGACGCCCTCCCGTCTGCGGCGAGCGCATTCAGGCGGAGCGCCATTGAGGCCGGCTGCCGAGAGCCATTCACTGTCCGATGGCGCCCAAGGTCGGAAGGCATTACCATCGGCCCTCATGGCACCGATGAGGACACCTGGGTGACCCTCCACCTCGACAATCAGTCAACATACACCTGCCGGTTCGATTGGGGATTGGCCGGGCTGCAGAGCCTGGCGCCGGCGAGTGATGTCGTTGTCATCGTTGACGTCCTCTCGTTCTCCACGTCGGTCGACGTCGCCGCCGCTCGGGGGGCCGAAGTCCTGCCATATCCGTGGGAAGACAATTCGGCGCAGCATTTCGCCCAGGAGCAGGGCGCTTCACTTGCAGTTACGAGAGGCGCCGACTCGGCGGCCGGCGGATTCTCCCTGTCCCCTTGTTCCTTGCTCACCATCCCGGCAGGCCACAGGCTGGTGTTGCCGTCCCCCAACGGAGCGACCCTCGCTTACCACGCCGGCGAGGCTTGCCGGTGGGTCCTATGCGGCAGCCTGCGAAACGCAAGGGCCATAGCCTCGGCGGCAAAAAGGCTCGGCCACCGAATCGCTGTGGTTGCCGCGGGTGAACGCTGGCCGGGACCGGAAAAGGGGCTCAGGCCCGCACTCGAGGACCTGCTCGGCGCAGGGGCCATATTGAGTTCCATCGAGGATCGACACCGATCTCCCGAGGCAGATTCGGCCGTCCGGAGCTTTCGGGGTGCGCGCAGCGCGCTGTTCAGCCAACTCCTGGAGTCGGTCTCGGGAAGGGAGCTTGTGGCAAGAGGATTCAGGCAGGACGTCGAACTGGCGAGTCAGATCGACTCCAGCGCCGCGGTACCCGTCTTGGTCCGAGGGGCATTCAT
Above is a genomic segment from Candidatus Tanganyikabacteria bacterium containing:
- a CDS encoding 2-phosphosulfolactate phosphatase: MTLHLDNQSTYTCRFDWGLAGLQSLAPASDVVVIVDVLSFSTSVDVAAARGAEVLPYPWEDNSAQHFAQEQGASLAVTRGADSAAGGFSLSPCSLLTIPAGHRLVLPSPNGATLAYHAGEACRWVLCGSLRNARAIASAAKRLGHRIAVVAAGERWPGPEKGLRPALEDLLGAGAILSSIEDRHRSPEADSAVRSFRGARSALFSQLLESVSGRELVARGFRQDVELASQIDSSAAVPVLVRGAFIGMPESPALPALAGTN